The Methanomassiliicoccales archaeon region GATGGTGATAAATGCTTTAATCGCGTGTCCAAGGAACTGGATTATCTCAGAGTCATAGTATTTACTTTCTCTCAGCTTTAGGCGTTCAAAGTTCTTAGTTACATACGACCATAGATACAGTGAAATGATGAATAAAGCAAAAAAGGCTAAAAATCCCCAGCCATATTTTTCGAGCCACCATTCACTATTCGCATCGATTGCCAGGAGGCCGAGATCGGAATTAAGCATAATTTTAGCATATTAATCAAGACTCTAATGAAATTTCCCAATCGAATAAATAGGATTCAAACAATATATGTTGGTGCCGAGTCCTGATCATAACAAACGTCATGGATTATCCATTTTCTGGAAATATCCTTAGTCTAAAAGCCCATAGATCTGTGTTTCCTTCATTGCCAACTCCAAACAGTGGCGAAATAAAGCGGCTTGGCACCTCACAAATCATCAATCCCATCGTGATAGTCGCATCTACGGGCTCCCTTTGTATTATCCCCAGCAAGGTGTAAACATTCGTTTCCATCATGACCGCCACACGAAACTTCAATTCCTGATTACATGAAAGGAATAGCTTAGAGAAACCCGTGAATGCAAATATCTCAAAGCGTAAATAGATATCTTGCAGAAAGGAAACAATTTCGTTCCTCGCAAATACCTCAGCATCTGGAGTTGTGATCCTTCGAATTGAGCTAGATATGACAGAAAGAGTGCTTTCAAGTGCTTTGGCAACAGTATCGCCTTTGAATACGAGACTCACTGCGAAGCCTGTCCCAGTGATACAAGTAGCATCTGAGATTGTAACCACGACATCCAATTTGAATTCCAAAATAAAGTCGCCTACCGCCTCGATGCATTTTCTCAGTACTCTGCGAATTATTTCCTCTATTAGATTACCGAGTCCGTCTAAATCCGCGCTTGAAACTGAAAGCTCGGAAAACGCTCGTAATGCGGCATCACTAAAAACCTTGTAAACCCAGTCGTCACTACTTGGAGTTAACGCATTTCTCCCATTTGCTTTTCCACGAGTCTCTGATTTGAATATCCATCGATCGTTGCCATCATATGCTCGTTGCCACGTGCGATCGTCATTGTAAAAATCCGTTGTCAATGGCGCCATATCGACCTTGCGTCCCGAAGGATCAATTAGTGCAATACACTCCGATAATGGGAATTTCCATTCTCCCCCATTGTCTAAAACCTGACCTTGGAGTACAAGAATTCTGTAACCGTGTGGCTCAATGCAATCCTCCTCTATAGTGGCAATTTCTTGAATTCCGTGCATAGTCTGGATTGACCAACCGGATAGACTTACGAAGCGATCAGTAGGATTGTACAATTCAATCCATTCACGACCGAAATCGGTACCTGGGGGATTTTGCTCGTATTCATTTATGACAAGATGATTTGCAATGGGAGACCTATATTTGATCTCGAAGCCAGCATCAAGGGAACCGATCAAGCCTGGAATGGGAAGAGGTATTCTAGATAAAAATTGACCTATTACAGGAATGCTTGATAAGGCAAATCTTAATTTTTTGTATTGTAAAGCAAGAGGCATATGCAACTCAAGCGTCGAATTGCCGACTTTTCCCGTAACTTGAACGAAGTGGTTGAAAATTCTCATCAGTGGATCTACAAGTACGTCAAGAAACCATCGTTTTGACTGGATAGTTGCATTCGCAATGATATCGTAGTCTCCATTCGCCATTCGCAAGAATCTAATCGCTACAGATATGTTCGTGGTTCTATGGGAAAGCCAGCAAGTGATTCTAAGGATATCCTTAGTGAAACCAAGAGCAATCTCCAATGGATTGGTTACCACCTGGAATTTGAGACCCCAGATCGTTAAATTAAACTGGATCTTTCCTAACAAAGATATGAGATTATCGCAGATCCATCCGAGCACTGAATCCATACCGGCGACAAACAAATTTCTGATATTTTCGATGGCAAATTGCAATGTCGCCGAAAGACTCTCAACAAATCTAATAGAATATGTCGTCGCGGCACTCAATAAAACACCCATTGTTGATTGCAAACTATCGACAATACTGATGAAGGGAGCAATCCCACCGCAAATTTCATTCCATATCTTTTCAAGAAAGTTGGCTACATCTCTCCCAAAAGTCGATGTAGATTGATAATGGACTCCATGCAACGGCCATGCACTCTGTGCCGAAATTGAGAAGTCTAAATCAAATTCTATTTCTCGACTCATGGTCAATGGAAATTGCCCCAATAACCTACTTTCTGGTGCGCTAGCAGATATTGAGATTAAGTAGGATCCCCTAACAGAAACATCCCATTGCGTGATATATGGCAGGAAAGTTAGATTGGTTATATTTGTTATATGGCGATTTGGATAATAGTGCGATTTCTCCTGGAATTCCCACGGTCTTGTTATCTGGATGAAAACACGCTCGTCATCAGAATTGTCGTCTGCCATTTTGTCAAATTCATTACCTGCATTTATTATCTCAATTGACTCAAGAAGGACTCTTCCTGTATCGGTAAGCAATCGAAAACTCTTCAACTCTGGGGATGCTACAAAGATCTCGTCCCCTCGTAATTCAAAGGCATTCTCAATATCTCCCAATAGACGAGTTACCGTTTTCGTCAACATTGAATTGATTCCTGGGAGTTCTCCCACGATTCCTAACGCTAGGGATAGAATTTCACTGCGAAGGGGTCCGTATGAATAATCATCAATGGCTCCTAAAAATGCTTCCTTCAAGATCTCGATCAAATGCGATACCTTTATATCGAACATCTCAGCAATTTCGTTTTTCAAACCCCACTCTGTTGACTGTTCTATCTCACAGAGAATTTCGATTGTCGCTTTTCTTTCCGCTTCATCGTCAAAACTATATGAACTCAAGATTAAATCGTCAACAATTAGAGTTGCAAGGGATTCTATTGCGGCGTGTATCGATTCATTTTTCTTGAAAAGTTCCTGCTGATACTGTTCAAAAAAGTCTACCAAGGCTTCTCCCATGCTATTGAAAATAGATTTCAATCTGGCGGTTGCTTCAAT contains the following coding sequences:
- a CDS encoding lamin tail domain-containing protein; translated protein: MAILLKPTSRCRRIFNRDTRSRTGQMAFSLVAVIILLISSMTIALVSDYSSENDTATPSFETMHKLFSSVSEAADELQQSLYLIALDIIGKSSIMDESEINREFREASKEYVDNAFPKHAEIYAIFVEEFDVYLAFLKASMGEVYQELLAINEDDEAESHEISVPAYFCICGNFTLFATSSHGNLTKTFEISKPIYIPIPFLANRIATLSESISNDGGEFEKIVKYQLTALVQDRILKGYGVDAKLGEYGTASILTEEDVKNAIRLALLIEDRKYLRNLDNRLIASLISDSASYDSWRLISDKNFSGMVDPAELFLQLFSAGEYSYSMLVSQVLFATADAVVLRWLEYLHIIDLVNTIEQAADLSEVALSNFIESILGNSAIEESIINWMMTTLERAGYSASNYRYFNYGGPDASVYIPAHKVVLTNSRGENIIFCIQGNYPLDFPSVDIFSSELWKKFAIEYKLETHYLADSLIDFVKSIALAIRDSKNLPQVEINRNPADNISYASSLKESFLRALQSSNSSLESVIEATARLKSIFNSMGEALVDFFEQYQQELFKKNESIHAAIESLATLIVDDLILSSYSFDDEAERKATIEILCEIEQSTEWGLKNEIAEMFDIKVSHLIEILKEAFLGAIDDYSYGPLRSEILSLALGIVGELPGINSMLTKTVTRLLGDIENAFELRGDEIFVASPELKSFRLLTDTGRVLLESIEIINAGNEFDKMADDNSDDERVFIQITRPWEFQEKSHYYPNRHITNITNLTFLPYITQWDVSVRGSYLISISASAPESRLLGQFPLTMSREIEFDLDFSISAQSAWPLHGVHYQSTSTFGRDVANFLEKIWNEICGGIAPFISIVDSLQSTMGVLLSAATTYSIRFVESLSATLQFAIENIRNLFVAGMDSVLGWICDNLISLLGKIQFNLTIWGLKFQVVTNPLEIALGFTKDILRITCWLSHRTTNISVAIRFLRMANGDYDIIANATIQSKRWFLDVLVDPLMRIFNHFVQVTGKVGNSTLELHMPLALQYKKLRFALSSIPVIGQFLSRIPLPIPGLIGSLDAGFEIKYRSPIANHLVINEYEQNPPGTDFGREWIELYNPTDRFVSLSGWSIQTMHGIQEIATIEEDCIEPHGYRILVLQGQVLDNGGEWKFPLSECIALIDPSGRKVDMAPLTTDFYNDDRTWQRAYDGNDRWIFKSETRGKANGRNALTPSSDDWVYKVFSDAALRAFSELSVSSADLDGLGNLIEEIIRRVLRKCIEAVGDFILEFKLDVVVTISDATCITGTGFAVSLVFKGDTVAKALESTLSVISSSIRRITTPDAEVFARNEIVSFLQDIYLRFEIFAFTGFSKLFLSCNQELKFRVAVMMETNVYTLLGIIQREPVDATITMGLMICEVPSRFISPLFGVGNEGNTDLWAFRLRIFPENG